In one Rutidosis leptorrhynchoides isolate AG116_Rl617_1_P2 chromosome 8, CSIRO_AGI_Rlap_v1, whole genome shotgun sequence genomic region, the following are encoded:
- the LOC139863532 gene encoding uncharacterized protein has translation MKQKNFVWTKEADKAFQEMKQLLAMLPTLIVPVDGQILYLYISIANEAFGSVLVAERNKVQKPVYFVSKALAGSEINYAPIEKFIYALVLTSRRLCRYFQGHPIHVLTDLPVKQVLSKPAVSGRLAKWEIELGAFEIIYLPRTSVKGQVLADYLAEMTGELEIIHERTQLNPLQHEIWDLYTDGASCIEGAGAGLVLTSPSGEEHTYALRYKFDVTNNEAEYEALLVGLNVARKMNISQLRAYLESQLVANQFNGSFEAHELSMQKYLKLLQEAAERFEFFELSQVSRSQNKKADALSKLAALTFSHFQKKLRVEELPHKSIDGSLIVAAIEEVQPNWMDPIMHYLRNNILPEDKKEARLVRERSPMYVIKNDMLYRKSYLGPLMRCVGPAEAATIIEEVHSGSCALHSGYKTIAAKIMRMGYFWPTLYRDVAQIVKRCKSCQRHAPQNRKPRHDMIPINSPWPFYKWAIDIVGPFPQGQGM, from the coding sequence ATGAAGCAGAAAAACTTTGTATGGACGAAAGAGGCTGATAAGGCATTTCAAGAAATGAAGCAATTGCTTGCAATGCTACCTACACTGATTGTGCCCGTAGATGGCCAAATATTATATCTTTATATTTCAATTGCGAATGAAGCATTTGGTTCAGTGCTTGTTGCAGAAAGGAACAAAGTCCAGAAACCAGTTTACTTTGTTAGCAAGGCGCTAgcgggaagtgaaataaactaCGCGCCTATTGAAAAATTTATTTACGCGCTGGTTTTGACATCAAGAAGGTTATGCAGATACTTTCAAGGTCATCCAATACATGTTTTAACTGATTTGCCGGTTAAACAAGTTTTGAGTAAACCCGCAGTATCAGGAAGACTTGCCAAATGGGAAATCGAGTTAGGAGCATTTGAAATAATATATTTACCGCGCACATCTGTAAAGGGCCAAGTTTTGGCAGATTACCTTGCAGAAATGACGGGTGAGCTTGAAATTATCCATGAAAGAACGCAATTGAATCCTCTTCAGCATGAAATTTGGGATTTATATACAGACGGCGCGTCGTGTATTGAAGGTGCAGGTGCGGGATTGGTATTAACAAGCCCGAGTGGTGAGGAACATACATACGCGCTGCGTTATAAGTTTGATGTAACAAATAACGAGGCTGAATATGAAGCACTGCTTGTGGGATTAAACGTGGCGCGTAAAATGAATATTTCACAGTTACGCGCATATTTGGAATCGCAGTTAGTGGCAAATCAATTTAATGGCTCATTTGAAGCCCATGAGTTGTCCATGCAAAAGTATTTGAAACTTCTGCAGGAAGCTGCAGAAAGGTTTGAATTTTTTGAATTGTCACAAGTGTCAAGAAGTcaaaacaaaaaggcggatgcgTTAAGTAAGCTTGCTGCATTGACTTTTTCGCATTTCCAAAAGAAATTAAGGGTAGAAGAACTTCCCCATAAGTCCATTGATGGTAGTTTAATTGTTGCGGCTATAGAGGAAGTTCAACCAAATTGGATGGATCCTATAATGCACTATTTGCGCAATAATATACTACCAGAAGATAAGAAAGAAGCTCGATTAGTGCGAGAAAGATCACCTATGTATGTAATCAAAAATGATATGTTATATCGCAAGTCATATTTGGGACCATTAATGCGGTGTGTAGGACCCGCAGAGGCTGCAACAATTATTGAGGAGGTGCATAGTGGATCTTGTGCTCTTCATTCAGGGTACAAAACTATTGCGGCAAAAATAATGCGAATGGGTTACTTTTGGCCTACCCTGTATCGCGATGTTGCGCAAATAGTTAAAAGATGTAAAAGTTGTCAAAGGCATGCGCCACAGAATCGAAAACCAAGACACGATATGATCCCAATTAATTCTCCATGGCCGTTTTATAAATGGGCAATTGATATCGTGGGCCCATTCCCCCAGGGGCAGGGAATGTAA